The following is a genomic window from Desulfobacterales bacterium.
ATTTTTTGAAAAGAAGAATCCAGCGTGGTTTTCAAACTCAGCGTCCTTTCTGCCAGCGTGAGGAGGTTTCGCCTTTGGGGCTTGAAGACAAAATAGCCGCTCAAATTAAAAGGATCAAGAGGAAATCAACGATAAGGCTTGACTGCCAAAGGATACGTGATATTCAAAATACCATTCACTAAAAAATACCGTAGAGGATAAGGAGAGAAACACATGGACCCAAAGATTCCGACACGTGAAGAAGCGCTGGCACTTCTGAAGCAATATAACAAAAACGAAAGCCTTATCAAGCATGCGCTGGCAGTGGAAGGCGTTATGCGCTACATGGCCCGCAAGCGGGGCGGGGATGAGGAAAAATGGGGGATCATCGGACTGATCCATGATCTGGATTATGAGCAGTTTCCGGATCAGCACTGTAAAAAAACCGAGGAAATTCTGAAAGAAAATAACTGGCCGGAAGAATACATCCGGGCGGTGATCAGCCACGGCTGGGGTATTTGCACCGATGTCAAGCCCGAATCGGATATGGAGAAGGTCCTGTATGCCATTGATGAGCTGACCGGACTGGTGGTCACTTCCGCTCTGGTGCGGCCTTCTAAAAGTGTCATGGACATGAAAGCCAAATCGGTTAAAAAGAAATGGAAGCAGAAACAGTTTGCCGCCGGTGTTGATCGCTCGATCATTGAAAGGGGTGCCGAAATGATGGGGGTGGAGCTTTCCGAGCTGATCACCGATACCATCATGGGCATGCGCGATGTCGCCGAGAAAATCGGCCTGAAAGGAAACATCGAATAGAATTCACCGCAAAGGCGCAGAGTTCGCAGAGTTTATTTTTCATTTTGCTTTCCGTTGAGAGGACGGAAAGCAAAAAGCAATCTGCCTCCGGCAATAACAAAGGGCTCTGATGGTTTACCAAGCTGTATAATATAGCCTTATTGTTTTTGCCGCGGAGCGGCTGAGTGGTTTTCATTTGTCGGCGTCTCAGCGACAAATGAAAAAATACTTTCTCTGCGAACTCTGCGTCTCTGCGGTGAGCTAGCCCAAACTAATCATCCGGTCGCAAGCGGCCGCGATAAAGCGAAAAGAAAATCCCACCAACACACAAAACCGAAAAGACAATAAACGCCACCTGCACGCTTTTGATCAACATGGCAAAAGATTGGGGCGTAATCTGGACCCGTCCGATATACAGCGCCAGAATCAAGGTTACAATTCCCATACTCAGCATCTGCCCTAAAAGCCGCATGGTCCCCACCGATGCCGATGCAATTCCGTAAAAGCGCTTATCCACCGAACTCATAATGGCGTTCATGTTAGGAGATGAAAACAAGGCAAATCCAAATCCTAAAATCATCAGGCTGGCAATTAGATAAGCCAGGGTCGTATGCGCATTTAACACGATTAAAAGCACCAATCCCAGCGCCGTCAGGCCCATGCCCAGCGATGAAATCACGCGCGGCTCGATCCGGTCGGAGAGCCGGCCCGCCAGCGGAGAAAAAATGGCCATCACCACCGGTGTGGATACCAGCACCAGCCCCGCACTCTGGGGTGACAAGCCTTTGATGTATTGCAGGTATAAGCTCAACAAGAAGCCGACGGCAAAAGTTGCGCTGTAATTGATCAATGCCGCCAGACATGAAAACGCATAGGTGCGATTGGTAACAAACAGATTAACCTCAAAAACCGGGCTCGCCACCACCAGCTCCCAGCGCACAAAGGCGAAAAGCCCAACGACACCGGTCAAAATTAAGACGATGCTCAGCATATCGGGCAAAATAGATATGCCGTACATAAACGCAAAAATGGCGGTACCGTATATGATGGAGCCGGTCAGATCGAATTTTTGGCCTTCAGCGCCCTTCCATTCGCCCTTGAGCTTAAAACTGATCAGCAAGATAATCACTACGCCAAAGGGGATATTGAGTAAAAAAAGACTACGCCAGCTCAGATGATGGGTTAAAAAACCACCGAAAAACGGCCCACAGGATAACCCTGTGTAAACCGCAGCAACGGCAATACCCAATACCTTTCCGCGCTCTTCAACCGGGTAAACCGAGCTTAAGATGGCAATTCCGGTGGCAAAAACCATGGCACTACCGGCGCCCTGGAATATTCGAAAAACAATCAGCATGGGTGCCGAGGTTGCCACCGCCGACAACAGCGATGTCAGGGTAAAAAGCACCATGCCGATCATGTAAACTCTCTTGCGGCCGTAAATATCGGCCAGCTTGCCAAAGGGCACCAGAGACACAGCCGCTGCCAGCAGGTAGGATGTCGCCACCCAGCTTAAGACGACGGCATCGGTTTTAAATTCTTTGCCAATAACCGGCAGCGCAATATTGATCGAAGAGATCATAAAGGGCGTGATAAATGAGCTCAGGGATGCAATCGTCAGGGCGGTTAATTTGGCGGCTCTATCATTCATTTAGCTGAATTTCCGGATAATAAGAATACAGATGAGACTTACATTTCATAAAAAGCATTAGCAGTCAATTAAATGTCATTGGCAAAAAATGTATTATAACTTTCAACGAGTTGCATTGATCTAATTGCCAAATATTCCCTTGACCCAAATGCCACCTTGTGGTACTCAGGAGTTGGCCTATTCGAGATTGAAACCTGCTTACACAATGCCTTTAACCTCTCCCTATTAAGGGTTTCCCCTCAGTCCAACATGTTAAGCTGACCTGGAGCCGCCAAATCACCTTGGGCCACCCATTCATTTAATTAAACACTTTTTGATTCAAGGGACATCAATCACAACCAAAACTTATGTTCAGTGTAGATGTGGCAGGTTACAGTTGCTTTAGGTATCGCTCATGAAAGATCGGAATCGATCCATCTTGGTCAAGGAAACCATTTATTATGGCCTGGGCATTTTTTTGATTTTCGGATTCGTCTATCTTTATTGGGGGCACTTTAGCAACACACCGGGGCCGCCTGCGGCCATTCGGTCCATTATGGGTCGTTGGGGCATGACAGCCGCCATTATTATCAATGCAACCCTGTTTCTACTTTTCATTTTATTTTTACCCTTTCGCGATCGAATTGAATGGCGTTCAAAGGGAATGCTTTCCGCTTTTTTCCTGGCGCTTTTCGCTGAAATGTTCGGCGTGCCTTTGCTTATTTTCCTGCTGCAGCCGCTGGGTACCGATTATCAATTAGTAAACAAAATATGGGACGCCATTGGGCTGGGTCAGCTAAAAACAACCGTTTATACCCTATCCAGACATTGGCCCACCAGAGCCGTGGGCGTATGGATGACGCTTGGCGGAATGCTGCTGGTTTTTTTTGGATGGATGAAAATTCATCGGTCAATGGGATTGGTCACAAGCGGCATATATAGATACATCCGTCATCCCCAATACACCGGCATATTTCTGATGATTACCGGCTGGTTGTTTCGCTGGCTAAACCCGACCATCTTGCTAATGTATCCGATTCTGCTTATTCTCTATTACAAACTTGCCAGAAGAGAAGAGCAGCAGGTTCTGAAAGAATATGGCGAGGCATATGCAATTTATAAGGAAAAGACGCCCATGTTTTTTCCCATCAAACTTTATTCAAAAAGAAAAAACGAAACATAGAAAGGAATCATTAATGAGCGCTTTAGAAACAACGACAAAACTATCGGCAGAGGATCTTCGCGAGGAGGTCAGGAAAGAATATGCTGAGGTCGCTCTTGATCCCCATAAAGGCTATCATTTTCATACCGGCCGAGCGGCCGCCGACCGTCTGGGCTATGATCCGTCGAGTTATGCAGACGTGCCTGGAAAAAATAGGGCTTCTTTTGCCGGGACGGGCAATCCCTTTAAGCTTGGAGCAATAAATCCCGGCGAGGTCGTGGTGGATGTCGGATCAGGATCGGGCTTCGATTCTCTGATTGCGTCCACTCTGGTCGGTCCGGAAGGTAGAGTGGTCGGCGTGGATATGACCCAGGAGATGCTGGGCAGGGCACGAGCCGGAGCAGAAGCGATGGGCGCAACCCACGTGGAGTTTCGTGAGGGTTACGCAGAAAATTTGCCATTGGCAGATGACTCTGCCGATGTAATCATCAGCAACGGCGTGCTTAATTTAACCCCCGATAAAGTCAAAACATTAAATGAGTGGGCGCGTATCCTAAAACCCGGTGGACGGCTGTATATCGGCGACATCTTAGTGGCCAAATCGATACCACCGGATGCACTTAACGATATTT
Proteins encoded in this region:
- a CDS encoding methyltransferase domain-containing protein, with translation MSALETTTKLSAEDLREEVRKEYAEVALDPHKGYHFHTGRAAADRLGYDPSSYADVPGKNRASFAGTGNPFKLGAINPGEVVVDVGSGSGFDSLIASTLVGPEGRVVGVDMTQEMLGRARAGAEAMGATHVEFREGYAENLPLADDSADVIISNGVLNLTPDKVKTLNEWARILKPGGRLYIGDILVAKSIPPDALNDISLWTG
- a CDS encoding HDIG domain-containing protein, whose protein sequence is MDPKIPTREEALALLKQYNKNESLIKHALAVEGVMRYMARKRGGDEEKWGIIGLIHDLDYEQFPDQHCKKTEEILKENNWPEEYIRAVISHGWGICTDVKPESDMEKVLYAIDELTGLVVTSALVRPSKSVMDMKAKSVKKKWKQKQFAAGVDRSIIERGAEMMGVELSELITDTIMGMRDVAEKIGLKGNIE
- a CDS encoding MFS transporter; protein product: MNDRAAKLTALTIASLSSFITPFMISSINIALPVIGKEFKTDAVVLSWVATSYLLAAAVSLVPFGKLADIYGRKRVYMIGMVLFTLTSLLSAVATSAPMLIVFRIFQGAGSAMVFATGIAILSSVYPVEERGKVLGIAVAAVYTGLSCGPFFGGFLTHHLSWRSLFLLNIPFGVVIILLISFKLKGEWKGAEGQKFDLTGSIIYGTAIFAFMYGISILPDMLSIVLILTGVVGLFAFVRWELVVASPVFEVNLFVTNRTYAFSCLAALINYSATFAVGFLLSLYLQYIKGLSPQSAGLVLVSTPVVMAIFSPLAGRLSDRIEPRVISSLGMGLTALGLVLLIVLNAHTTLAYLIASLMILGFGFALFSSPNMNAIMSSVDKRFYGIASASVGTMRLLGQMLSMGIVTLILALYIGRVQITPQSFAMLIKSVQVAFIVFSVLCVGGIFFSLYRGRLRPDD
- a CDS encoding isoprenylcysteine carboxylmethyltransferase family protein, which translates into the protein MKDRNRSILVKETIYYGLGIFLIFGFVYLYWGHFSNTPGPPAAIRSIMGRWGMTAAIIINATLFLLFILFLPFRDRIEWRSKGMLSAFFLALFAEMFGVPLLIFLLQPLGTDYQLVNKIWDAIGLGQLKTTVYTLSRHWPTRAVGVWMTLGGMLLVFFGWMKIHRSMGLVTSGIYRYIRHPQYTGIFLMITGWLFRWLNPTILLMYPILLILYYKLARREEQQVLKEYGEAYAIYKEKTPMFFPIKLYSKRKNET